A single Candidatus Fermentibacter sp. DNA region contains:
- a CDS encoding DUF2089 family protein translates to MPDRSLPSRCPSCSGVLVVTKLVCPDCGSEVAGEFDPCPACRLDGDRRIVFDAFLDARGNLREVQRELGVSYPTARLRVEEMFRELGARRSGPSGKHGAMSVLGRLRAGEIDLDEAERLLGGGG, encoded by the coding sequence ATGCCTGATCGGAGCTTGCCATCCCGCTGTCCGTCCTGCTCGGGAGTTCTGGTGGTCACGAAACTGGTCTGCCCGGACTGCGGTTCGGAAGTGGCCGGAGAGTTCGACCCCTGCCCGGCATGCAGGCTGGATGGCGACAGGCGGATCGTCTTCGATGCCTTCCTCGACGCCAGGGGCAACCTGAGGGAGGTGCAGAGGGAGCTCGGGGTGTCCTACCCGACAGCGAGGCTGCGGGTGGAGGAGATGTTCAGGGAGCTCGGGGCCCGTCGGTCCGGCCCCTCTGGAAAGCACGGCGCGATGAGCGTTCTCGGTCGCCTAAGAGCGGGGGAGATCGACCTCGACGAGGCCGAACGGCTCCTGGGCGGCGGCGGCTGA